From Thermomonas sp. XSG, one genomic window encodes:
- a CDS encoding response regulator: protein MNHSPAPALPRLLLVEDDPVNAAFLAAACITLPAWVVQAGSLTEARTACEDGRFDLFLFDAHLPDGRGEDLLRSLRDAGIDTLALAHTAEAEAELHARLLAAGFVEVLRKPLAVADLHAALHRWLPAATNPRPCWDDAAALAALGGQAAHVQALRAMFLTELPGQRACIASAVADGDDATVRAELHRLVASCGFVGAARLGDAVQALRAAPLDAAALRALDAAIDELLRG, encoded by the coding sequence ATGAATCATTCCCCCGCCCCTGCACTGCCGCGGCTGCTGCTGGTCGAGGACGATCCGGTCAACGCCGCCTTCCTCGCCGCCGCCTGTATCACGCTGCCCGCGTGGGTGGTGCAAGCGGGAAGCCTGACCGAGGCGCGGACGGCTTGCGAGGACGGGCGCTTCGACCTGTTCCTGTTCGACGCACACCTGCCGGACGGGCGCGGCGAAGACCTGCTGCGCAGCCTGCGCGATGCCGGCATCGACACCCTTGCGCTGGCGCATACCGCGGAGGCGGAGGCCGAGCTGCACGCAAGACTGCTGGCGGCCGGATTCGTCGAGGTCCTGCGCAAACCGCTGGCGGTGGCGGACCTGCACGCCGCGCTGCACCGCTGGCTGCCTGCGGCAACGAACCCCCGCCCGTGTTGGGACGATGCCGCGGCACTCGCCGCGCTGGGTGGCCAAGCGGCGCACGTGCAGGCGCTGCGCGCGATGTTCCTGACCGAGTTGCCAGGGCAGCGCGCCTGCATCGCCTCGGCGGTCGCCGACGGCGACGACGCGACGGTCCGGGCCGAGCTGCACCGGCTGGTGGCCAGCTGCGGTTTCGTGGGTGCGGCGCGACTCGGCGATGCGGTGCAGGCCCTGCGTGCAGCGCCGCTGGATGCGGCGGCACTGCGGGCGCTGGACGCCGCCATCGACGAACTGTTGCGCGGGTAG